One window of Camelina sativa cultivar DH55 chromosome 4, Cs, whole genome shotgun sequence genomic DNA carries:
- the LOC104783317 gene encoding transcription factor UPBEAT1-like — MGVILEGQRKESIWVSMRRQRARRALVKKIMIRPRKSLEASRRRYRAIHRRVRTLKELVPNTKTSEGLDGLFRQTADYILALEMKVRVMQTMVQVLTETDCVLKPSYNFL; from the coding sequence ATGGGTGTAATATTAGAAGGACAAAGAAAGGAATCCATTTGGGTTTCAATGAGAAGACAAAGGGCTCGAAGGGCACTTGTGAAGAAGATCATGATCCGACCGAGGAAAAGTctagaagcttctagaagacgGTATCGTGCCATTCATAGACGAGTCAGGACGTTGAAAGAGCTTGTTCCGAACACCAAAACATCAGAAGGTTTGGATGGACTTTTCAGACAAACGGCAGATTATATTTTGGCTTTGGAAATGAAAGTGAGGGTCATGCAGACAATGGTTCAGGTTTTGACCGAAACCGACTGTGTTTTAAAAccttcatataattttttgtaa